GGTGGCGGCGTTCAACATGGCGGCCCTGGTCTGGCAGGTGGTCCTGGGGCACAGGCTGGGCACCAATCCGGCCCCGGACTGGCTGGTGGTGGTGATGTTCTGCGCGTTCGGCCTGGCTTTTCCCTGGATAATGCTCAACATCCGCCTGGTGACCGAGGTGCGCGCCAACGGACTGGCCTACCGTTTCTTCCCCTTCCACCGCGATTTCGTGCTTCTGCCCTGGCACAGCATACACGCACAGAGCGCTGTCACCTACCACCCCTTGCGCGACTACGGCGGCTGGGGCATACGCTACGGCAAGAGCGGGCGCGCCTACAACGTGAGCGGTGACCGCGGCGTGCTGTTCACCCTGGCCAATGGCCGCACCCTGCTGATCGGCAGCCGGCGTGCCGAGGAGCTTTCGGCAGCCATTGCCGCGGTCTCTGGGATCGGCCCCGGCGATACTCAAGGCCAGACCGGCTGAGTCCAGGCCACCCGTCCGTTGGAGTCCACGACTTTCGCCCGCACGTAGCCCTCGCCTCCGGAGAACCGGTAGACAGCCGGGCTTTCGTAAGCTGTCGCCAGCACTTTACCGCCCTGCCCGATGAACGTTACAGTATACTCCGTGGGCTCCTCCTCCGGCCGCTCGATCTCCACGCGCAGGCTCCCGTGGTCCACCCGTATTTCTTTCAGCCACACCCCGTTGGAGAAATAGAACTCGCCCCGGTTCAGGGCCGCGCAGA
The DNA window shown above is from bacterium and carries:
- a CDS encoding DUF6141 family protein, which encodes VAAFNMAALVWQVVLGHRLGTNPAPDWLVVVMFCAFGLAFPWIMLNIRLVTEVRANGLAYRFFPFHRDFVLLPWHSIHAQSAVTYHPLRDYGGWGIRYGKSGRAYNVSGDRGVLFTLANGRTLLIGSRRAEELSAAIAAVSGIGPGDTQGQTG